Proteins found in one Sporosarcina jeotgali genomic segment:
- a CDS encoding right-handed parallel beta-helix repeat-containing protein, producing MAIIHVADYQTIDLAIRTAHPGDTVEVEDGFYHEFLNIDKELILRSSSGDARSVCITGGVHVNTIEEVRFESITIGCGSAPIEVGLHIESGQITLHHCLFSEIQGMAMRVDAAAKVSAEHTNFKKNIQGIEVSGRLSLFDCIVEETIEKAQVAVRDGGELALTDCGILSGQEEGISLTGGSRCAITKSSIIGNSGAQLYLAEDSFLDLEQTNFYLGKANGISVDQSKGIMKNCTFTMQTLAHVDLMNGSHFEINSSKFENGESTGMIINGSSVEISDSLFKGQKDDQLHCIEQSKVSIHRTQFLSGEERGIVCENSSAAIIESEVKYNQMTQLSATGGSILTILGCDIEKGKSIGIYAAGSQVKISDSQVSHHDDIQIFAAEQSELIVSATEVKSGKSSGVSAKNATMEVANCILFGHKGSNILLSSDAKAEITDCRISDGEKNGVLAGPGTTLSLERTVLFHHKKAQVSAAKSVEVVLTECELYDGSSSGLALRQVERVEVTDTNVHGHRADQIVLQECSDVHLKSTQVMNGTKAGVQLEKSIPVLEDCRFDNNRGGDLKRLDDSEPVLKNTELSLPPVMNGSKDRGITSRIETKEAFSNPEMLDLLMKELDEFIGLEDVKDKMRDMMNLVEINHFKSERGLKTIKLAAPHMIFQGNPGTGKTTIARLMGGFFKWLGLLPKGHLVEVKREDLVGTHVGSSEELTKLKIREAMGGVLFIDEAYTLTAGKNSSNDYGKKVIDTLLPAMENHRGEFVVIAAGYTEDMDQFLTSNPGLKDRFTEKIHFQDYTPDELMQLFLSKCDGSYSVTTTAKQAIHDEFVERYRKRDQTFSNARMVRTLYDQIGLAQSLRIAKYPREQWTEALLTTFEAEDVHQVVKERDVKSYQVPIDEELLKKKRDELHQFIGLETVKAEIDEMIELMRYYKRENHSADKLMNHTLLIGKPGTGKTEVARVLAGIYQALGLLEIGELIEVDRSDLVGSHIGETEKRTAEQIERAMGSALFIDEAYTLAGSGENDYGKKAVEVLLKQMSDRQGEFVLIAAGYEKEMNSFLDSNAGLRRRFGLTLHFKDYTPEELMEITWLYIRGYTIAEHAKDTLYQHYRDIYERRDDTFGNAGLAKKIAKEMTRKVDYRLAVASSSRLGKEMKKEITSDDLVLLES from the coding sequence ATGGCAATCATTCATGTTGCGGATTATCAAACAATCGATTTGGCGATTCGGACAGCACACCCGGGAGATACAGTGGAAGTTGAGGATGGGTTCTACCATGAATTTTTGAACATTGATAAGGAACTTATTCTGCGAAGTTCAAGCGGAGATGCTCGTTCAGTCTGTATAACAGGCGGTGTGCATGTCAATACGATTGAAGAAGTACGTTTCGAGTCGATTACGATCGGATGCGGCAGTGCGCCGATTGAGGTTGGACTTCATATAGAGTCAGGGCAGATAACTCTTCATCACTGTCTTTTCTCTGAGATTCAAGGAATGGCTATGCGAGTGGATGCTGCGGCAAAAGTATCAGCTGAGCATACGAACTTCAAAAAGAATATTCAGGGTATCGAAGTGTCTGGTCGTCTGTCTTTGTTTGATTGTATCGTGGAAGAAACCATCGAGAAGGCACAGGTTGCTGTGCGTGACGGAGGGGAACTCGCACTAACTGATTGCGGGATTTTAAGCGGTCAGGAGGAAGGGATCAGCCTCACAGGCGGCAGTCGCTGCGCGATTACGAAGTCCTCCATTATCGGAAATAGCGGAGCGCAATTATATTTAGCAGAAGACAGCTTCTTAGATTTGGAACAGACGAATTTCTATTTAGGGAAGGCAAACGGGATTTCTGTTGATCAGTCAAAAGGAATCATGAAAAACTGTACCTTTACTATGCAAACCCTGGCTCATGTAGATCTTATGAATGGATCGCATTTTGAAATAAACTCCAGCAAGTTTGAAAATGGAGAATCCACTGGGATGATAATCAATGGTTCTTCTGTTGAAATATCAGACTCTCTGTTTAAAGGTCAAAAAGATGACCAGCTGCATTGTATCGAACAAAGCAAGGTTTCGATTCATCGGACTCAGTTTCTTTCAGGGGAAGAACGAGGAATCGTTTGTGAAAATTCCTCGGCCGCGATTATTGAATCTGAGGTGAAGTACAATCAGATGACGCAGCTGTCCGCGACAGGCGGAAGTATATTAACGATCCTTGGCTGTGACATTGAAAAAGGGAAAAGCATAGGGATTTACGCTGCTGGCAGTCAGGTGAAAATCTCAGATTCGCAAGTCAGCCATCACGATGACATACAGATCTTTGCTGCTGAACAATCCGAATTAATCGTATCTGCAACTGAAGTGAAGAGTGGGAAAAGTTCAGGCGTGTCCGCTAAGAATGCAACCATGGAAGTCGCTAATTGTATCCTCTTCGGGCACAAAGGTTCGAACATCTTATTGAGTTCAGATGCGAAAGCCGAAATTACTGATTGCAGAATTTCAGACGGAGAAAAGAATGGTGTTCTTGCAGGTCCGGGGACCACTCTTTCGCTGGAACGAACGGTTTTGTTTCATCATAAAAAAGCGCAAGTGAGTGCAGCGAAATCTGTCGAAGTAGTCCTGACGGAGTGTGAACTCTATGACGGCAGCTCATCTGGATTGGCACTGCGTCAAGTGGAACGCGTTGAAGTGACGGACACGAATGTACACGGACATCGTGCGGACCAGATCGTTTTGCAGGAGTGTTCTGACGTTCACTTGAAATCGACGCAAGTGATGAATGGAACGAAAGCGGGAGTGCAGCTGGAAAAATCGATTCCTGTACTCGAAGACTGCCGCTTTGACAATAATCGCGGAGGAGATTTGAAACGGCTGGATGACAGCGAACCGGTATTGAAAAATACGGAATTGTCCCTTCCTCCTGTAATGAACGGATCTAAAGATAGAGGAATAACGAGTCGAATTGAAACAAAAGAAGCCTTCAGCAACCCAGAAATGCTGGATCTTTTAATGAAGGAATTGGATGAATTCATTGGCCTTGAAGACGTGAAAGACAAAATGCGAGACATGATGAATCTAGTGGAGATCAATCATTTTAAATCAGAACGCGGGTTGAAAACCATTAAGCTCGCAGCACCTCATATGATCTTTCAAGGAAATCCAGGCACTGGTAAAACAACCATTGCGCGACTTATGGGCGGTTTTTTTAAGTGGCTTGGCCTCTTGCCGAAAGGGCATCTTGTTGAAGTGAAACGGGAGGATCTGGTTGGAACCCACGTAGGGAGTTCTGAGGAATTAACGAAGCTGAAAATCAGGGAAGCGATGGGCGGGGTACTCTTCATTGACGAGGCTTATACGCTTACAGCAGGAAAAAACTCAAGCAATGATTATGGAAAAAAGGTCATCGACACATTGCTTCCTGCAATGGAAAATCATCGCGGTGAATTTGTTGTCATTGCAGCAGGATATACGGAGGACATGGATCAATTCTTAACATCGAACCCAGGATTGAAAGATCGTTTTACGGAAAAGATTCACTTCCAGGATTATACGCCGGATGAGCTGATGCAACTCTTCTTATCCAAGTGTGACGGGAGCTATTCGGTTACCACTACTGCCAAACAGGCAATCCATGATGAGTTCGTTGAACGGTATCGCAAACGGGACCAGACATTCAGTAATGCCCGAATGGTGCGCACGCTTTACGATCAGATTGGATTAGCCCAGTCACTAAGAATTGCGAAGTATCCGCGAGAGCAATGGACAGAAGCGTTATTGACGACTTTTGAAGCAGAAGACGTTCATCAAGTAGTGAAAGAGCGTGACGTAAAAAGTTATCAAGTTCCGATTGACGAGGAACTGCTCAAAAAGAAAAGAGACGAACTGCATCAATTTATCGGTCTTGAGACAGTAAAAGCTGAAATCGATGAAATGATTGAACTGATGAGGTATTACAAAAGAGAAAACCATTCAGCCGATAAGCTGATGAACCATACGCTGCTGATTGGAAAACCCGGGACAGGAAAAACCGAGGTTGCTCGGGTGCTGGCGGGCATTTACCAGGCGCTTGGATTACTCGAAATAGGCGAACTGATTGAAGTGGATCGAAGCGATTTAGTCGGTTCGCATATTGGTGAAACGGAGAAGCGGACAGCTGAACAGATTGAGCGCGCCATGGGCAGTGCGCTGTTCATCGATGAAGCCTATACATTAGCTGGCAGCGGCGAGAATGACTACGGAAAAAAAGCGGTGGAAGTGCTGCTGAAGCAGATGTCCGATCGTCAAGGCGAATTCGTGCTGATTGCGGCAGGCTATGAAAAAGAAATGAACAGCTTCCTGGACAGCAACGCTGGGCTGCGCCGCCGTTTTGGTCTCACCTTGCATTTTAAAGATTATACGCCAGAAGAATTGATGGAGATTACCTGGCTCTACATTCGTGGATATACTATAGCGGAGCATGCGAAGGATACGCTGTACCAACATTACCGGGACATTTATGAACGAAGAGACGATACATTTGGAAATGCAGGTTTGGCTAAAAAAATCGCGAAAGAAATGACCCGGAAAGTTGATTATCGATTGGCTGTGGCGAGCAGCAGCCGGCTGGGCAAGGAGATGAAGAAAGAAATTACTTCGGATGATCTGGTTTTGTTGGAGAGCTGA